The sequence GCCTCGCCGCCCTGCAGCTCGGCGCACTTGCCGGCCTCGAGCGCGGGCATGCTGTGTGTGGGCATGTCCCGGTCGTCCGGCCAGGGGTGGAACTTGATGCCGTCCGGCGCGCCGAACTCGTTGGCCTTGCCCCACGACTCGCGGCTGTGGTCGTCCGGGCGCCGCCCCTTGGTCGGCTCGATGCGCAGCGGGTACGACTTCCAGGTGATGTCTATATCTTTCCCGTAGGCATCCTTTATTCGGTGCAGGCGGACCGCCGCATTGTAGCACCAGGGTCAGAGATAGTCTGAGTAAACGGTTACCTTAACGGGCGCGGGCATCGCTTTCTCCCCTGCTTTCCGGTCGTTGTTCCAGCTTTATCAGGGCTAGGCCTTGGCCACCTGTGGCCTGGGCCGCGGAGGCTGTCGTCGCGTTCGAGGCTTCTGCGTCTCCTGCGCCGTACCCTTCGCGGCAGGCTCGGCGGCGGCAGGCCCGGAATTCGCCGGGGCCGCTGCGGGCGCGGCGGCGTCGTGCTAGTGCTGATGCATCGCCGGGCGGCGCACCTCCTCCATGGCCTTGCGGAAGTGGCGCGCCGCGATGGAGAACTTGCTGTAGTCTCCCATCTCTCCACCCTTGTCCACGTACTCGCGGATGGCGAGCATGGTGGCGCGGCGGCACACGAAGGCGATGTCGCCGCCCGAGTAGTCGCTTGTCAGTTCGGACAGGGTCTCCAGGTTCACATCGGAGGCCAGGGACTTGCCCCGTGTGTGTACCTTCAGTATCTCAAGCCGCGCTTTTATATCCGGCAACGGCAGGTGGATGATCTGGTCGAACCGGCCGGGGCTCAGCAGCGCCGTGTCCACCATGTCCAGCCGGTTGGTGGCGCCCAGCAGGATGACGCCCCCCAACTCCTCC comes from Dehalococcoidia bacterium and encodes:
- a CDS encoding DsbA family protein; this translates as MDITWKSYPLRIEPTKGRRPDDHSRESWGKANEFGAPDGIKFHPWPDDRDMPTHSMPALEAGKCAELQGGEAFLKYHEALLKLYFEDNEDISDPKVLIKLAKEVGLDIKRFKKDLE